One Thermomonas paludicola genomic window, CTCGCCCTTACGAAATCGGCGCCACTCTCCCGCGTAGAGATAGGCGAGAGCCAGCCGTTGTCGTCGGACTGCTGAAAATCCAGGCCAAGTTGCAGACTCGCGCCCAATGGCAACGGCTCGCTCGACGGGGCCTTTCCGAATGACCATCCTTAACTCTGCCTTGGCGGCTGCTAGCGCCTCCGCGGTCATCGCCCAGGTCCAGACTGGGGTGGAAACGCCCTTCTTTGTCCGACGCACTGCCTCCCATTGGTAGCAAGTAAGTCGACTCTCGCAGCGTGTCGCATCCAGCCAACGTTCTCGTGGGTCAATCGGCTGGTCGGTCAAGAGCCAGAAGAGCGCTGTGTCCCCGGGTCTGTTGGCGAACATGATGAGCTTGTACCTCGGAAGGCCTTTGGCCTTGAGACGCGAGGCGAAGTTGCGATTCCTCGCTAGTTCAGGGAATGCGGACTGGAGCTTGGCGACAAGCTTGGCTGCCTTGTCCAGCGGGAGAGTTCCGGCTGTGTACCAGGTCAGACCAGACCTTAGGGTGTCCGAAATACGCTGTAGCGCTGGGTTGCGCCACCCCGCTACCACGGTTTGTTCAGTTCGTAGGGCGATGAGCGTAGGGGGAAGTCTTTGGATCATGAGACACAACAAAAAGGACGTTGTATCTCTTGTACCGAAAAGTGGGCACAGAACAAAATTAATCTTCCTGCTTCGGCTCTGGACTCTGCTCCGGGCAGACTCCCGAGCTGCACGTAACGCCGAGCCACTACGTAGTACTACGTACTACTGTGTAGTAGTGCGTAGTACTACGTAGTGAGCATGCAATCGGCAATCAAATGGTGCCGAATGCGAAGTCTGACCTAAGCATGCGCAGGTATGACTGAGCATGCGCAGGTATGACTGAGCATGCGTAGGTATGACTGAGCATGCGTAGGTATGACTCACTGCGTAGTGAGTCAGCCCAGCCTTTGGCCACCAGCCATGAGAGCGAGCCGCTCCCCCGACTTTCATTTCGGTTGCACGTTTAACCTGCAACCGCACCCATCGCGACCGTCGTGCAATTCAAGTTGTCATCGCCATGGGGCCGCCACCCCGGACAAGTAACACCGGGGCGGCCAAGCCCCCTGCCGTTGCCAGCTTCACGGGTCGCCAACCCGGGAAGTGCTGCTGTGGCTGGATGCCTCTAATAGGGCTCGTCCAGCTGCAACGGGCGCTGGAGGGTGCAACTCCCTTCTTCGACCCAATCCCGGCGACCGGCTATCTGGTCGCCGAAGTGGCCTGCAACGGGCCAAGTTTTGGGCGACACGGAAACGGCATCGGGGAGGAAATGTCCCGATGGCCTGGTTCCGCCGAAAGTGGGTGAAAGTCCCACCGGCGGGCGGCTCGATAGGGTCGAACGCTTGCACCAGACGATGGCTTCTGAGGTCCGCGAAATCGGACAGGGTACTGAGGGGAAACCTGGATGTACCGGCACCTGCAGGGCGCAAGCTCAGCGGGGTCGATGGATAGCTCAAACGTCTAACGCTAGTCCGCAACGGGGTGCGTCCCGGGCAGGTCGGTGTGGTGAGCTTGTGATGCGGTGGACTTGATGAAGCGATGAAGCGTGGCAGCGGTAAGGGAGCGTTTTTGGAAGATTTTGCCCCCGAAACCCTGAAATGGTGAGGCCGGTAAGACGGCACGCTGACACGTGGAGCTGACCGCTAATCATGCGCAGTAGGTGGAATCTAACGTGGGATGCGCTGACGGCCTTGGATCCGGGTGGCACCGGGGAGGCGCAAGCGCGGGAGAGTCGGTGAGTAGGAGTCAAGGCGGGGCTGAGTCAAACGGTCCCAAATTGAACCGTTCCTCCGGGAATGGGTACGAAAGCTGACGGCAGCATGGCAACGGCAATTGGCGATGACGCCACACCCATGGTTGGCACCGAGGTGTGGCTTTGAGGCGCGGGTTGGCCCCCGCGTCGTGACACTCGAAACGCCGGCATCTGGCCGGCTTCTGAAGCCTAAGCAACGACGGCAATCACTCCGGCCCATTCGGGTCGTTCTCGGGCTGTGCCCGTTGAATTTTTCTCAACTATTGGAGGTGGAGATGAACAAGCAGATGTTGGAAAAATGCAGAGCTGCCGCCTTGGGCGGCTGGGAGGCTATGTCCGTGATGTCGACGAGCGAGACCTTGGTTGCTGCACTGGTCTGTAATCGATGTGACTGGCTCACGAGGCTTGGGTACACCATTCCGGAGGCACTCACTCGCGTTGGCGAGTGGGCGCAGGACGTTTCGGCTGTTGCCTCGGAATTGGAAGCTGAAGGTCTGCTACCTATGCACAACTGACCCGATCAATACCCCCCTTCTTCGGAAGGGGGGATGTTTCGATACACGTCACTGCACTCCTAATTGCAGCGCAGCCAAGGTCAGACTCGTCCTGCAGAAGGCTGAAGTGACCGAATAGGCGACCACCCTGATGACAACGCCTCAGCTTGCTGTAGGACCGTTTGTACAGCCGCATCCTGCAGATCAGGCGGGTAGCCGTACTTTCGGAGGATGCGCTTCACCAGCACCCGCATCCGGGCACGGGCAGAGTCCCGGTGGGCCCAGTCAACCGACACGTTCTCGCGCAGGCTCATCAACAACTCGTGGGCGATCAGCTTGAGTTGGTCGTCGCCCATCATCTGCGCGGCACTTTCGTTCTCAGCCAGTGCGTCGTAGAAGGCGATCTCCTCGTCGGACAGGCCTTGCTCTTCGCCCCGCTGGCGGGCCGCGCGGATGTCCTTGGCGATCTGGATCAGCTCCTGCAATACCTCGGCGGTGGTGATGGCATTGGCGTGGTAGCGCGCCACCGCGTCCTCCAATCGCTCCGAGAATGCCTTGGTCTGCACTACGTTGACCTTGCTGCGCGATCGGATGCCGTCATTGAGCAGTTTGCGCAGGGCTTCCAGCGCCAGATTCTTCTTGTCCAGCTGCTGCACTTCAGCCAGGAATTCGTCCGAAAGGATGGAGATGTCCGGGCTCTTGATGCCAGCCGCGGCCAGGATGTCCACGATCTCGGTCGATACCACCGCACGGCTGACGATCTGCTGGATGGCCAGCTCGCGCTCCTGCTGGGCCACGCCTGAGCCGGTGCTGGTCTTGACCAGCGCGGCACGGATCGCCTGGAAGAAGCCGACGTCCTCCCGGATCCCGCGGGCCTCGTCGGAGGCGGATGCCAGGGCAAAGGCCTTGGATAAAGCCAGCACGGCGTCCTGATAGCGGCGATGGGCGTTCCTTTTGCCTTCCTTCGTCGTCTCTTTCGCTGCCAGTCTCTGTTGCAGGTCGAGAACCCACTCGATGGCGCCGGCCATCATCACCAGCCGCTGCTGTGGCGTTCCACCCAGTGCGCTGGCGTAGTCGAAGCCGTGGTACATGTCCCGTACCACCTCGTACTTCTCCATCATCACCGCGACGGCCTGCGCCTCATCGACGCCCGTGTTTTCCTGGTCGTTCTTGGAGTACTGCTGCAACGCGGACTTCAGGTTCTGCGCAATGCCGATGTAGTCCACGATCAGCCCGGCCGGCTTGTCGCAGAACACGCGGTTCACGCGCGCAATGGCCTGCATCAGGCCGTGCCCCTGCATCGGCTTGTCCACGTACATCGTGTGCATGCACGGCGCGTCAAAACCGGTGAGCCACATATCCCGAACGACGACCAGCTTGAGCGGGTCTTTGGGATCGCGCGCCCGCTTGGCCAGCAGGTCGCGGCGGGCCTTGTTGCCGATGTGCTGCTGCCACGCCGAAGGGTCGCTTGCCGCGCCCGTCATCACGATCTTGACCGCGCCCGCATTGTCATCCGCGCTGTGCCAGTCCGGACGCAGCTTGATGATCTCGTCATAGAGCTTCACGCAGATGCGGCGGCTCATGCACACCACCATCGCCTTGCCGTCCAGGGCTGCCACGCGGTCCTCGAAGTGGGCCACCAAGTCGTTGGCTACCAGAGCGAGTCGTTTGTCGCTGCCCACCAGGGCTTCCACCGTTGACCACTTTTTCTTGAAGCGCTCCTGGTCGGCCTCGGAGTCGTCTTCGGTCAGGTCTTCCACCTCGGCGTCGATCTTCGGCTTCTCGTCCTCGTCCAGTTCGATGCGCGCCAGCCGCGACTCGTAATAGATCGGCACGGTGGCGCCATCCTCGACCGCACGGCTGATGTCGTAGACATCGATGTAATTGCCGAACACCGCCGGGGTGTTGACGTCGTCCGCCTCGATGGGCGTGCCGGTAAAGCCGATGAAAGAAGCGTTCGGCAGCGCATCACGCATGTACTTGGCAAAGCCGTAGGAGATCTCGCCGGTCTTGGCGTCCACCTTGGCCTTGAAGCCGTATTGGCTGCGGTGCGCCTCATCCGCGATGACCACCACGTTGCGGCGCGTGGTGAGCGGCTCGCTGACCTCACCGAATTTCTGCAAGGTCGTGAAAATCACCCCGCCCGAGGCCCGACTCAACACCTTCTGCAGATCCTCGCGGCTCTCGGCCTGCACCGGCGTCTGTCGGATCAGGTCGCGACACATCGAGAAGGTGGCGAACAGCTGCTCATCCAGATCGTTGCGGTCGGTAAGTACCACCAGCGTCGGGTTGGCCATGGCCGGATGCTTGACCAGTTGCCCGGCATAAAACGCCATCAGCAGGCTTTTGCCGGAGCCCTGGGTGTGCCAGATCACGCCTGCGCGCCTGTCGCCTTGCCCCTGCGTTTTCACGCTGGGCAGGCCGTAGTCTGCCGGGTCTTCAGCCACGGCCTGCCCGGCGGACGAGGCACGAAGGGTGGATGCCACCGCATGCCGCACCGCATGGAACTGGTGGTAGCCGGCGATGATCTTGGCCAGCCCTGAGCCGGTTTCGCCGAATACCGTGAAGTCACGCAGCAGCGCCAGCAGCCGCCCATGCTCGAACACGCCTTCGATCAAGGTCGAAAGCTCCGGCGCCCCCTTCGGCGCCACCTCTGCGCCGTCCGTGGTGCGCCACGGCATGAAACGCTCCAGATCGGCCGACAGCGAGCCCACCCGTGCCGCAATGCCGTCGGAAGTGACCAGCAACGCATTGGTAAGGAACAGCGCCGGCACCTGCTGCTTGTAGGTCTGCAGCTGGTTGAACGCGCCCAGCAGATGTGCCCCGGCGCTGCCCGGCGCTTTCAGCTCGATCACGGCCAGCGGCAGGCCGTTCACGAACGCCACCACATCGGGCCGCCGGTTGTTCTGGCCGTTGATCACCACGAACTGGCTCACTGCCAACCAGTCGTTCTGCTCTGGGTGTTCGAAGTCGATGAGCGCCACGTTGGCCGCCGTCAGCGTACCGTCGTCGGCGTAGTACTCCACGTCCACGCCTTCCGTCATCAGCTTGTGGAGGCGGCGGTTTTCTTCAAGCAGCGAGGGCAGCTCGGACTGCAACACGCGACGCACCGCATCCTGCCGTGCCTCTACCGGCAGGCCGGGGTTCAGCCGCGCAACCGCGTCCTCGAAGCGCTTCCTGAGCACGACCTCGTCGTGACTCTCGCGCGCCGGGCGGGGACCGTCCGGGCCGATGTCTTCCTCGCGCTCAATGCGGTAGCCCAGTCCGCGCAGCTGATCGAGCAGCGCTTCCTCCACAGCGGCTTCAGACAGGAACGCCATGACGGCACCTTCCGATATTGACTTGTGGTTCGGGTGCGGCTACCATCGCGGGTAGCTCATCTACCATGCGTAGAAGGAGTATCCGAAGCCCTTGCACAGCAATGTGCCGGGGCTTCAGTCTTTCTGGGCTGCGCGCCATGCGTCCCTCTCCTTTCTGAATTTCCGCATCGTGTGGTCGCGCAAGCAGTAAGCGGTTTTGAGCAGATAGAACAACGACCCATGCTCGGTTTGGCGCTTGGCCAGCACCACAGCAAAATCATGCTGCTCTGCCCAGAGCACGACATGTGTCTCCCGGCCGCGCTCGTTTTCCCACCATGAGAACCCCGACGCGCCTGCATCCGCATTCTGGATGCACCAAGCCACCCAGCGCACCCGTTCGCAACGGCGCAGGTCGGGAATCCGGTCGTCCTCGTTCCGGTTGCGCTGATCCGGCGCCTCGGAGATCAGATGCCAGAAACCATACCCCTTGCGCTTGGTTTCGGGGTTGAAGCGCACCTTGAGCGGACTTCCGCGAAACGTCAAACGCGCATGCGCCACGGTATCCAAATAGACGGCGTAGATCGCATCCTCATACGCCTCCCATCCGGAAAAGCCGTTCAAACCGATCAACTCGGGTGGCGCCGTCAAGGCTGCGCCCTCCAGACGAGCAGATTGAACTTCTCGGCGCGCCACAACGAGCTTTGCTCCAGCGTCAGCCCGCTACGCTGCCGAACATGCGCCACCAACGCCTGCTTGGCGGGACTGCCATGCAGATCGCGATGCACATACGACAGCGCACCGATCAACAAGTCAGCCACTTGCATCAGGAGCACATCGTGGGACTGCACCTGTTCGATGGATTCGATGATGCTGCGGTCGAAGTCGTAATTTGCATTGCACAAGACCTCGTGCAGCTTGGCCAGCTTGCGGCGCCCCTGCGTATCCTTGGTGTCCAGGAAGATGCGGTAGCGCTTTTCAGGATCAATCAACCGGTTGAGCAGGGTGTACCACTGCTTGTAATAGAAATCGTCATGACTCTGCGCAAAGCGCCCGTGATTGAGCAGTTGCTTGTCAGGAACCACCAGACCACGGAAATGCAGCAAGGGCTCAGCAAAGAACAAATCCAGCAGCGCCTGATAGAACGGCAGCTTGCCCGGCGAAACCTTGACCCACTTGATCTCGAATGTCGGGGGCAGTCCGTGCAGTGCCCTCAGCGCCTTGACCTTTCTCGACAGGAACTTCTGCCGCTCTGCCGGGCACCACAAAGCCCCCAGCACCATGGCCTTCATGCCGTCGTTTTCCAGATGGCAGGACTCGTCGCAGTAGATATGAATGGTCTGCGTCACAGTCCGCGCTCCGTGATAAACGTCTCGGCATCGGGGATGCGCAGGTCGCCGGAGATCAGCTTGGGTAGCAGGGCATCGCGCAGTTGGGCGAGGGACTTCGACCCGTGAATCTTTGCGCTGATTTCCTCGCTCGCTGCCTGGATGTGCTGATTGAATGCAGCGGCGACATCTTCATGCGGCAGAACAACTGCGTAGCGTGCCATTTCCGTCCAGCTTGTGCGCGGCATCTTCGTTCCAGTTGAACCAGCATTGGTGTATTCCACAAACGCATCACTTGAGGCGTGGGTAAGAACGAAACCGAACCATATGGGCAGCTTAGGGGCAATAACTACGATGTCGGTTGAACACACGCCATCGACCGGGGCAACGCCAACTTTATGAAAGTATGGGCGTAGCTTGCCAAACAGAATTTCTCCGTGCTTGAACACGTACTTATTACTTTCCAAGCCATTCGCTACGCCCCATTCCGCAAGCGCGATGCAGCGCTTGGGAATGTGTTCCAGTGCGATATACGGCGTTTCGTCTTTGATTTCATTAGGCTGCACGCTGCGGCGAGGATGCACGGCCACTTCTCCCAGTGAGCCCAAACGCCACCCCTCCGGAATCTCCCCCAACTCCGATTCGACGAGCCGGTCGGGAAAGAGGTCGTAGAGGTGTGCGGGCAGGCCGGGCAGCGATTGGCCGCGCTGCCAACGGCCTTCCAGCTTGGCGCGCACCGGCTCGAAGTTCACGAACCACGCCTTGAACAAGGCGCGGGCCATCGCCTCCAACGTTTGGTTCTGCTTGCGGATGAGTTCGATCTTGTCGTCCAGCGTGCCGAGGATGTGGGCGATGGCGCGTTGTTCTTCGATGGAGGGAATTCGCGTGACAAAACTTTCGATTCGCCCCGGTGAGGTGTGCTTTACCGTTGTGCCCGTAGCAGACCCGACAACCCATGAACGATATTCGTGCGTGCGCAGTAAATACTGAACAAATCGCGGCGACGTTGGTATGGTAGGTTTGAATTCGAGCAAACCAACGCGCTGATTGTGCAGCCAGGTAATTGAGTCACTCGGAACGCTCGCAGCGTACCCGAGCGTGTCAGACTCCTTGCTGAGGTCGGTCATCGTCACGACAACCTGCCCCGGATTCAGAACGTAATCATCTGGCACTGGGCCGTTGTAGTACTTACGCTTTCCGTCTTGAAAGCCTCCACCAATACCGAAATTGCCGGGTGTCACAAGAACGGTGTCCTGCGGCTCGTCGGTGAAATATTCGCCTTTGAAAGCGAAGCCGTGCTTTACCTTGAATATTTCGCCGAGCGAAACTGCACGCCAATCATTCGCCATACCCAAGCTCCCTCAGGTTGGCTTCAATCGCCGCATCCAGCTTGGCCGCTGCTGCCCGCTGTTCGCGCCACAGCGCCGAGAGCCGCAGCATCTTTTCCTCGAAGGGCTCGCCGTCGTCTTCCACATCCGCCGCCCCCACGTAGCGCCCCGGCGTCAGCACATGACCGTGCTTACGGATGTCCTCCATCGAAGCCGACTTGCAGAATCCCGCCACGTCGGCGTACTCGCCAGTACCTTCCTCACCACGCCAAGCGTGGTAGGTATCAGCGATCTTCTGGACTTCTTCATCGGTGAGTTCGCGCCGGGTGCGATCCACCAGCACGCCCAGCTTGCGGGCGTCGATGAACAGGACTTGCCCGCGCCGATCACGCAGACCCTTCCCGGGATTTTTGTTGCGGGTGAGGAACCACAGGCAGGCGGGGATCTGGGTGGAGTAGAACAGCTGCCCGGGCAGCGCCACCATGCAATCCACCGCGTCGGCTTCCAGCATGGCCTTGCGGATCTCGCCTTCGCCGGACTGGTTGGAGCTCATCGAGCCGTTGGCCAGCACCACGCCCGCGGTGCCGTTGGGTGCCAGGTGGTGATAAATGTGCTGGAGCCATGCGTAGTTGGCGTTGCCCACCGGCGGCACGCCGAACTGCCAGCGCACGTCGTCGCGCAGACGGTCGCCGCCCCAGTCGGAGATATTGAACGGGGGGTTGGCCAGGATGTAGTCGGCCTTGAGGTCGCGCAGTTCGTCCTTGTGGAAGCTGCCCTCGTTGTTCCAGCGGATGTCCGAATCAATGCCGCGCACTGCCAGGTTCATCTTGGCCAGCCGCCACGTGGTGTAGTTGCTCTCCTGCCCGTAGATGGCGATGTCGCCAATTCGGCCGCCGTGCTCCTGCACGAACTTTTCCGACTGCACGAACATGCCGCCCGAGCCGCAGCACGGGTCATAGACGCGGCCGGAATACGGCTCCAGTATTTCAACCAGAACGCGCACCACCGAGCGCGGGGTATAGAACTCGCCGCCGCGC contains:
- a CDS encoding DUF3800 domain-containing protein; its protein translation is MTQTIHIYCDESCHLENDGMKAMVLGALWCPAERQKFLSRKVKALRALHGLPPTFEIKWVKVSPGKLPFYQALLDLFFAEPLLHFRGLVVPDKQLLNHGRFAQSHDDFYYKQWYTLLNRLIDPEKRYRIFLDTKDTQGRRKLAKLHEVLCNANYDFDRSIIESIEQVQSHDVLLMQVADLLIGALSYVHRDLHGSPAKQALVAHVRQRSGLTLEQSSLWRAEKFNLLVWRAQP
- a CDS encoding type I restriction-modification system subunit M, with amino-acid sequence MEPSDYKHVALGLIFLKYISDAFEARHKALLAEDAQAAEDKDEYLADNVFWVPKEARWSHLQAHAKLPTIGTLIDDAMRAIEKDNESLKGVLPKDYARPALNKVMLGELIDLISGIALGEQGDKSRDILGRVYEYFLGQFAGAEGKRGGEFYTPRSVVRVLVEILEPYSGRVYDPCCGSGGMFVQSEKFVQEHGGRIGDIAIYGQESNYTTWRLAKMNLAVRGIDSDIRWNNEGSFHKDELRDLKADYILANPPFNISDWGGDRLRDDVRWQFGVPPVGNANYAWLQHIYHHLAPNGTAGVVLANGSMSSNQSGEGEIRKAMLEADAVDCMVALPGQLFYSTQIPACLWFLTRNKNPGKGLRDRRGQVLFIDARKLGVLVDRTRRELTDEEVQKIADTYHAWRGEEGTGEYADVAGFCKSASMEDIRKHGHVLTPGRYVGAADVEDDGEPFEEKMLRLSALWREQRAAAAKLDAAIEANLRELGYGE
- a CDS encoding restriction endonuclease subunit S is translated as MANDWRAVSLGEIFKVKHGFAFKGEYFTDEPQDTVLVTPGNFGIGGGFQDGKRKYYNGPVPDDYVLNPGQVVVTMTDLSKESDTLGYAASVPSDSITWLHNQRVGLLEFKPTIPTSPRFVQYLLRTHEYRSWVVGSATGTTVKHTSPGRIESFVTRIPSIEEQRAIAHILGTLDDKIELIRKQNQTLEAMARALFKAWFVNFEPVRAKLEGRWQRGQSLPGLPAHLYDLFPDRLVESELGEIPEGWRLGSLGEVAVHPRRSVQPNEIKDETPYIALEHIPKRCIALAEWGVANGLESNKYVFKHGEILFGKLRPYFHKVGVAPVDGVCSTDIVVIAPKLPIWFGFVLTHASSDAFVEYTNAGSTGTKMPRTSWTEMARYAVVLPHEDVAAAFNQHIQAASEEISAKIHGSKSLAQLRDALLPKLISGDLRIPDAETFITERGL
- a CDS encoding type I restriction endonuclease subunit R, producing MAFLSEAAVEEALLDQLRGLGYRIEREEDIGPDGPRPARESHDEVVLRKRFEDAVARLNPGLPVEARQDAVRRVLQSELPSLLEENRRLHKLMTEGVDVEYYADDGTLTAANVALIDFEHPEQNDWLAVSQFVVINGQNNRRPDVVAFVNGLPLAVIELKAPGSAGAHLLGAFNQLQTYKQQVPALFLTNALLVTSDGIAARVGSLSADLERFMPWRTTDGAEVAPKGAPELSTLIEGVFEHGRLLALLRDFTVFGETGSGLAKIIAGYHQFHAVRHAVASTLRASSAGQAVAEDPADYGLPSVKTQGQGDRRAGVIWHTQGSGKSLLMAFYAGQLVKHPAMANPTLVVLTDRNDLDEQLFATFSMCRDLIRQTPVQAESREDLQKVLSRASGGVIFTTLQKFGEVSEPLTTRRNVVVIADEAHRSQYGFKAKVDAKTGEISYGFAKYMRDALPNASFIGFTGTPIEADDVNTPAVFGNYIDVYDISRAVEDGATVPIYYESRLARIELDEDEKPKIDAEVEDLTEDDSEADQERFKKKWSTVEALVGSDKRLALVANDLVAHFEDRVAALDGKAMVVCMSRRICVKLYDEIIKLRPDWHSADDNAGAVKIVMTGAASDPSAWQQHIGNKARRDLLAKRARDPKDPLKLVVVRDMWLTGFDAPCMHTMYVDKPMQGHGLMQAIARVNRVFCDKPAGLIVDYIGIAQNLKSALQQYSKNDQENTGVDEAQAVAVMMEKYEVVRDMYHGFDYASALGGTPQQRLVMMAGAIEWVLDLQQRLAAKETTKEGKRNAHRRYQDAVLALSKAFALASASDEARGIREDVGFFQAIRAALVKTSTGSGVAQQERELAIQQIVSRAVVSTEIVDILAAAGIKSPDISILSDEFLAEVQQLDKKNLALEALRKLLNDGIRSRSKVNVVQTKAFSERLEDAVARYHANAITTAEVLQELIQIAKDIRAARQRGEEQGLSDEEIAFYDALAENESAAQMMGDDQLKLIAHELLMSLRENVSVDWAHRDSARARMRVLVKRILRKYGYPPDLQDAAVQTVLQQAEALSSGWSPIRSLQPSAGRV